A single Paenibacillus sp. FSL R5-0517 DNA region contains:
- a CDS encoding PD-(D/E)XK nuclease family protein — protein sequence MAQYPQWSYSQSRASMFDECLRKYYYHYYGAHNGWKTDSADEMQVRLYRLKQLSNLYLVFGDLAHRMCESAVRSREEGKDKPREHFLEQTIRKLLNQAYVESMDADQWRLNPKNRTMLSEIYYGDDTLNDRIATIKERASACVSNLYQTLTWEDLSRASTDILEIEKWDTMMLHDTRVYVKMDLLYRRSNGNIVIVDWKTGKEDDFSDQLMLYASYVREHYRVPLEQIELRVEYLLTGKHREFTATEEDIRKVEENVGRYIEEMRSCVEDEYYNRPKDVSYFTAMPSHRSCRDCNFREVCSERAV from the coding sequence ATGGCACAATACCCGCAATGGTCTTATTCGCAGTCGCGGGCGAGTATGTTCGATGAGTGCCTGCGCAAATATTATTATCATTATTACGGTGCCCATAACGGCTGGAAGACAGACTCTGCTGATGAGATGCAGGTTCGTCTGTACCGTCTGAAACAACTTAGTAATCTGTACCTAGTCTTCGGAGACCTTGCGCATCGGATGTGTGAGTCGGCGGTACGCAGCAGGGAAGAGGGCAAGGATAAGCCGCGTGAACACTTTCTGGAACAGACGATACGCAAACTGCTGAATCAGGCATATGTGGAATCAATGGATGCGGATCAGTGGCGACTGAATCCCAAGAATCGCACGATGCTGTCCGAGATCTATTACGGGGATGATACGTTGAATGACCGAATCGCCACGATTAAGGAGCGAGCTTCGGCCTGTGTCAGTAACCTGTACCAGACGCTTACGTGGGAGGACTTGTCCCGGGCAAGCACGGACATTCTGGAGATCGAGAAATGGGATACCATGATGCTGCACGATACACGCGTGTATGTGAAGATGGACTTATTGTATCGGCGCAGTAACGGCAATATTGTCATTGTGGACTGGAAGACGGGCAAGGAGGATGACTTCTCTGATCAGCTCATGCTGTACGCATCCTATGTAAGAGAGCACTACCGGGTTCCTTTGGAGCAGATTGAGCTGCGAGTGGAGTACCTGTTAACGGGAAAACACCGGGAGTTTACAGCCACAGAAGAGGATATTCGAAAAGTGGAAGAGAACGTGGGTCGTTACATCGAGGAGATGCGATCCTGCGTGGAGGATGAGTATTACAACCGTCCAAAGGACGTCAGCTATTTCACAGCGATGCCTTCGCACCGGTCCTGCCGGGATTGCAACTTCCGCGAAGTATGCAGTGAACGGGCAGTCTGA
- the ald gene encoding alanine dehydrogenase, with product MRIGIPKEIKNNENRVAMTPAGAADFIRAGHQVMIEQGAGIGSGFTDHEYQAAGAEIRPDAKSVWTEADMIIKVKEPLASEYGYFRPGLILFTYLHLAAEPELAKALIASRVTAIAYETLEVNSTLPLLTPMSEVAGRMASQIGAQLLEKTEGGKGILLSGVPGVSRGKVVIIGGGTVGTNAAKIAIGLGADVTILDLNLNRLRQLDDIFGNQIHTLVSSPSNIAAAVAAADLLICAVLIPGAKAPTLVSEQVVKTMAPGSVIVDVAIDQGGIVETIDHITTHDEPTYVKHGVVHYAVANMPGAVPRTSTVALTNATMPYALQLANHGAAAAIRGSSSIRSAVNALNGHITYEAVARDLGHAYVPVGQALENAAAVQ from the coding sequence ATGAGAATCGGAATTCCCAAAGAAATCAAAAACAATGAGAATCGTGTAGCAATGACTCCGGCCGGGGCTGCTGATTTCATCAGAGCTGGTCACCAGGTGATGATTGAACAAGGCGCGGGAATCGGCAGCGGATTCACGGATCATGAATATCAAGCTGCGGGCGCCGAGATTCGTCCTGATGCCAAGTCCGTGTGGACCGAGGCCGATATGATCATCAAAGTGAAAGAACCGCTTGCCAGTGAATATGGATATTTTCGTCCGGGGCTGATTCTGTTCACCTACCTGCACCTCGCAGCGGAACCTGAGCTTGCAAAAGCGCTTATTGCAAGTCGAGTAACAGCCATTGCCTATGAGACGCTGGAGGTTAATAGTACTCTTCCCTTGCTAACTCCAATGAGTGAAGTTGCAGGCCGCATGGCCTCCCAGATCGGAGCACAGCTATTGGAGAAGACCGAAGGTGGCAAGGGCATTCTGTTGTCCGGTGTACCTGGTGTCAGTCGGGGGAAAGTGGTCATTATTGGCGGCGGTACGGTGGGTACAAATGCAGCCAAGATTGCCATTGGCCTTGGAGCGGATGTAACCATCCTCGATCTGAATCTGAATCGACTGCGCCAGCTGGATGATATCTTCGGCAATCAGATCCACACGCTGGTATCCAGCCCGTCCAACATTGCGGCAGCTGTTGCGGCGGCAGATCTGCTGATCTGTGCGGTGCTGATTCCGGGCGCCAAGGCGCCAACGCTAGTCAGCGAGCAGGTGGTGAAGACGATGGCACCGGGATCGGTCATTGTGGATGTGGCGATTGATCAAGGCGGGATCGTTGAGACCATTGATCATATCACCACCCACGATGAACCAACCTATGTGAAACATGGCGTCGTGCATTACGCGGTGGCGAACATGCCGGGCGCTGTGCCGCGTACGTCTACGGTGGCGCTGACCAACGCCACCATGCCTTATGCGCTGCAGCTGGCCAACCACGGTGCAGCAGCCGCGATTCGCGGCAGTTCGTCCATTCGCAGCGCGGTCAATGCGCTGAATGGACATATCACGTATGAGGCGGTTGCCCGGGATCTCGGGCATGCCTATGTTCCTGTGGGCCAGGCGCTGGAGAATGCCGCCGCTGTCCAATAA
- a CDS encoding PucR family transcriptional regulator ligand-binding domain-containing protein, translating into MQNDRVFTIKDILARPVFGRARLAAGKDGVNRQVGWVHVLEITNVSPFVSPHDLILSTGLWLQSEEGREEYLLQLIGSEAAGLCVEFGTSIHGIPEELIELADRHEFPLIVFEQPVRFVEITQDIHSLLINHQHQLLKSLEAYSRQLQQRTLQSTDMSAVLNLLHEYAAKPVVYISSMEPGSFVPELVPEVEQTIYTWYEQEVEHLDLNDSDTELWFHMDEEKVLLCHPVVCFGQVFSAVGMIVHPAAPVEYLKLLLDYTAKAAAALTLRSQFLEEKMVRNQNELIQDLMNGNIQQEDQAQTRMGLRLLVKGQYWFAGGVIEIEHRLKGTGRERMEANHQDVLVLLRSLLKKNNLPSLIMLKNNQVYLCCAKEAVSAAARHQLLRLLEGIALDVKRFASRNLKQVMIHVGIGKFRSRLTSLPESLQEAYQVIEVSRSVDQMEHVHFYDRMGIYQMLKALPQSFLQPFVQDHLGVLIEHDQTHHLRLVETLDAYLQNFGSKRDAAAQLFIHRQTLYNRLEKLEELMGPDYMDQGRRICLEMALLAHAMIENGQWQSS; encoded by the coding sequence TTGCAAAATGATCGCGTGTTTACGATTAAAGATATCCTTGCACGTCCGGTATTCGGCCGAGCGCGACTAGCGGCAGGGAAGGATGGAGTGAACCGTCAGGTTGGCTGGGTTCATGTGCTCGAGATTACGAATGTATCTCCATTTGTAAGCCCCCATGATCTGATTTTATCCACTGGACTGTGGCTTCAATCGGAAGAAGGGCGTGAAGAGTATCTGCTCCAGCTCATTGGAAGTGAGGCAGCGGGGTTATGTGTGGAGTTTGGTACCAGCATACACGGAATCCCGGAAGAACTGATTGAACTGGCGGACAGACACGAGTTTCCGCTGATTGTATTCGAGCAACCAGTTCGTTTTGTCGAGATCACACAGGATATTCACTCTCTGCTCATTAATCATCAACACCAGCTGCTGAAAAGTCTGGAAGCTTATTCAAGACAGCTTCAGCAACGAACATTACAGAGTACGGATATGTCTGCTGTGCTGAATCTGCTGCATGAGTATGCTGCCAAACCGGTAGTGTACATTTCGTCCATGGAGCCGGGCAGTTTTGTGCCCGAACTTGTACCGGAGGTGGAACAGACCATCTACACCTGGTATGAGCAAGAGGTAGAACATCTGGATTTGAATGATTCAGATACCGAATTATGGTTCCATATGGATGAAGAGAAAGTTCTGCTGTGCCATCCGGTCGTCTGCTTCGGCCAGGTTTTTTCTGCTGTAGGCATGATTGTGCATCCGGCAGCTCCAGTGGAATATCTCAAGCTGCTGCTTGACTACACCGCGAAGGCAGCGGCAGCACTCACACTTCGTTCCCAGTTTCTTGAAGAGAAGATGGTCCGCAATCAAAATGAACTGATCCAGGATCTGATGAATGGCAACATCCAGCAGGAGGACCAGGCTCAGACTCGAATGGGGCTTCGATTGCTGGTGAAGGGACAGTACTGGTTCGCAGGTGGGGTCATCGAGATTGAACATCGATTGAAAGGCACAGGCCGGGAGCGAATGGAAGCGAATCATCAGGATGTTCTTGTCCTGCTTCGTTCCCTGCTCAAGAAGAACAATCTGCCTAGCCTGATTATGCTGAAGAACAACCAGGTATATCTGTGTTGTGCCAAGGAAGCGGTATCGGCTGCTGCACGTCATCAACTGCTGCGATTGCTTGAAGGGATTGCCCTGGACGTGAAACGGTTTGCCAGTCGTAACTTGAAGCAGGTTATGATTCATGTGGGAATTGGAAAGTTCCGCAGCCGTTTGACCAGTCTGCCGGAGAGCCTTCAGGAAGCCTATCAGGTCATCGAAGTTTCGAGGTCGGTAGATCAGATGGAACATGTTCACTTTTACGATCGTATGGGTATATATCAAATGTTGAAGGCATTGCCCCAGTCGTTCCTTCAACCCTTTGTTCAGGATCACCTGGGTGTCTTGATTGAACATGACCAAACGCATCACCTGCGGTTGGTAGAGACACTGGATGCTTACCTGCAGAACTTTGGTTCCAAACGGGATGCAGCCGCCCAGTTATTTATTCATCGGCAAACGTTGTACAACAGACTGGAGAAGCTGGAAGAACTGATGGGGCCAGATTACATGGATCAAGGGAGAAGAATCTGTCTGGAGATGGCGCTACTGGCACACGCGATGATCGAGAATGGACAGTGGCAATCCTCTTGA
- a CDS encoding sigma 54-interacting transcriptional regulator: protein MRHLLPELNALLRTDMSILDEVLYDETTPQSIPSELHIGTDRPVFVRRNTEYAWLYSQPNGTLSYGRLPVPVVSASIELAEVIPLFAKSPLLLIKNNQGEYVGYIAVSDVLHAMMHAHRLIEAYFETTLETAGSALTLINEEARVAYWTTGAEHVFSISKKDIIGQPAADFFPPDRLQSLKTLYTGETVYRKQHQPRPDLFALINARPVQLDGQIVGAVAAEVDITTEIRLHQELLHMTSKVQHLEKAVARLRPESDPFARIKGSSPVIQQCLETIRKISTTSATVLILGESGTGKELFAKAIHDLRELQTAPFIAINCGAIPASLFESELFGYEKGAFSGADPKGKKGKIELAEGGTLFLDEIGEMPLELQVKLLRVLQEKSYFPVGGTRMKQADCRIIAATNQNLLNMIARNQFREDLYYRLNVINLVIPPLRVRKEDIYELTQTFLQEFSLLYNRHIELVPPEVFKFLFQYDWPGNVRELRNVIERLTILTTDGEVKPEYLPDTLTSLIVHEQSEVQLTSGIHPQANSEYQQHPKKLGDEQEPRTVEAADELEHSEHSDPVSPVTFQQKLDTYEAQLLVQCLKEAGGNKRTLAKQLGISRATLYNRMKRLGL from the coding sequence ATGAGACATTTACTTCCTGAGCTGAATGCTTTGTTACGAACAGATATGAGTATTTTGGATGAAGTCCTATATGACGAAACCACACCTCAGTCTATACCATCAGAACTCCATATCGGTACGGACAGACCTGTCTTTGTACGCCGCAATACAGAATATGCCTGGTTGTACAGCCAACCCAATGGAACATTATCATATGGTCGTCTTCCTGTGCCTGTCGTCTCTGCTTCGATCGAACTTGCGGAAGTGATCCCTTTGTTTGCTAAGAGTCCCCTGTTATTAATAAAGAATAATCAGGGCGAATACGTGGGATATATCGCCGTATCCGATGTCCTGCATGCCATGATGCATGCGCATCGCCTGATAGAAGCTTATTTTGAGACCACACTGGAGACAGCAGGCTCAGCTCTGACATTAATTAATGAAGAGGCCAGGGTAGCCTACTGGACAACTGGCGCGGAGCATGTTTTTTCGATCAGCAAAAAAGACATCATTGGACAACCCGCAGCGGACTTTTTTCCTCCAGATCGGCTACAGTCTCTCAAGACGCTGTATACCGGCGAAACGGTCTATCGCAAACAGCATCAGCCACGGCCCGACCTGTTCGCTCTAATTAATGCCCGTCCTGTCCAACTGGATGGACAGATTGTGGGCGCAGTTGCTGCTGAAGTGGATATAACAACTGAAATCCGATTACATCAGGAACTCTTACATATGACTTCCAAAGTCCAGCATCTGGAGAAAGCCGTTGCTCGGCTACGGCCCGAATCAGATCCATTCGCCAGAATCAAGGGCAGCAGCCCGGTCATTCAGCAGTGCTTGGAGACCATTCGCAAGATCAGTACCACCTCAGCAACCGTACTGATCCTCGGAGAGAGCGGTACAGGCAAGGAGTTATTCGCTAAAGCCATTCATGATCTTCGTGAATTGCAGACTGCACCATTCATCGCGATTAACTGCGGAGCAATCCCTGCTTCATTGTTTGAAAGTGAACTTTTCGGCTACGAGAAAGGCGCGTTCTCCGGAGCGGATCCCAAAGGCAAAAAGGGCAAGATTGAGCTTGCCGAAGGGGGGACGCTTTTTCTGGATGAGATCGGTGAGATGCCATTGGAATTGCAAGTGAAGCTGCTTCGGGTGTTGCAGGAGAAGAGTTATTTCCCCGTGGGCGGAACACGCATGAAACAGGCGGACTGCCGGATTATTGCTGCGACCAATCAGAATCTGCTGAATATGATTGCACGCAATCAATTCCGGGAAGATCTCTACTATCGGCTGAATGTCATTAACCTCGTCATCCCTCCACTGCGTGTACGCAAGGAGGATATATATGAGTTAACCCAGACGTTCCTTCAAGAATTCTCTCTGCTCTATAACCGTCATATTGAGCTGGTTCCACCTGAAGTGTTTAAGTTTCTGTTCCAGTATGATTGGCCAGGCAATGTCCGTGAATTACGAAATGTGATAGAACGCTTGACCATCCTGACGACAGATGGCGAGGTGAAGCCGGAATATCTGCCTGACACCCTCACCTCCCTCATCGTGCATGAGCAGTCCGAAGTTCAACTGACCTCGGGAATCCATCCACAGGCCAATAGCGAATATCAGCAACATCCGAAGAAGTTGGGAGACGAACAAGAACCTCGAACTGTTGAAGCTGCAGACGAATTAGAGCATTCAGAGCATTCAGATCCAGTCTCCCCTGTTACCTTCCAGCAAAAATTGGACACCTATGAGGCGCAACTTCTGGTTCAATGTCTGAAAGAAGCAGGTGGCAACAAACGAACACTCGCCAAACAACTCGGCATCTCCAGAGCAACGCTCTATAATCGCATGAAGAGGCTTGGTCTATGA
- a CDS encoding proline dehydrogenase family protein has translation MSVGTEIYRKTLLTVAGNKAVENLSIKYGKKLAGKFIAGNTLEEALEEIRILNNKGIMATLDHLGEGITRLSEAALYRDEYIRLVEGIAREGVDSNVSLKPTQMGLALDPEEGYRNIRAVAAQAKLHDLFVRIDMEDSPFTQATLDIVRRLHSEGLHNTGTVLQAYLHRTEEDTRDMIREGIRLRLVKGAYKEPGSVAYQNTAEVIHQFKTMIRNHLDQGVYTAVASHDDHIINWTKQYAKDRGISPDAFEFQMLYGLRMSEQERLAKEGYRIRCYVPYGTMWYPYYTRRLAEKPANLWMVVKNMFR, from the coding sequence ATGAGTGTAGGAACGGAAATATATCGCAAGACCTTATTGACCGTGGCAGGCAACAAAGCGGTAGAGAACCTGTCCATCAAATATGGCAAGAAGCTTGCAGGGAAGTTTATTGCAGGAAACACCTTGGAAGAAGCTCTCGAAGAGATTCGCATACTCAATAATAAAGGCATTATGGCTACCCTCGATCATCTGGGCGAAGGTATCACCCGCCTGAGCGAAGCAGCATTATACAGGGATGAGTATATACGACTGGTAGAAGGCATCGCACGTGAAGGTGTAGACTCCAACGTCTCACTGAAACCAACCCAGATGGGCCTCGCACTGGACCCGGAAGAGGGCTATCGAAATATCCGTGCCGTTGCCGCACAAGCCAAATTGCATGATCTATTTGTCCGAATTGATATGGAGGATAGTCCATTCACTCAAGCAACGCTGGATATTGTTCGAAGACTGCACTCGGAAGGACTGCACAATACGGGCACAGTCTTGCAAGCCTACCTGCATCGCACCGAAGAAGATACGCGTGATATGATTCGGGAAGGCATCCGGCTCCGGCTCGTTAAAGGTGCATACAAAGAACCCGGATCAGTCGCCTATCAAAATACCGCTGAAGTCATTCATCAATTCAAAACGATGATTCGTAATCACCTCGATCAGGGTGTATACACTGCGGTGGCCTCGCATGATGATCACATCATCAACTGGACAAAACAATATGCTAAAGACCGTGGAATTTCGCCAGATGCCTTTGAATTTCAGATGTTATATGGACTGCGCATGAGCGAACAGGAACGTCTCGCCAAAGAAGGCTATCGTATTCGCTGTTACGTTCCTTACGGCACCATGTGGTATCCGTACTATACGCGCCGTTTGGCCGAAAAACCGGCTAATCTCTGGATGGTCGTTAAGAATATGTTTCGATAA
- the pruA gene encoding L-glutamate gamma-semialdehyde dehydrogenase has protein sequence MNIPFVNEPFTPFAVQANQEAFEDALRRVEAELGQEYPIIIGGQKITSSRTLTSVNPAAKNQVVGTIHQADQELAEKAIQTAAETFHTWKHTDPNERARYLYKAAAIMRRRKHEFSAWMVYEAGKTWPEADADTAEAIDFMEFYARDMQRLSEPQPLVRIAGEDNELSYIPLGVGIVIPPWNFPLAIMAGMTSAALVSGNTVVLKPASTTPVIAAKFMELLAEVGLPDGVVNFLPGPGSEVGDYLVDHALTRFISFTGSRDVGLRINERAARTAPGQKWIKRVIAEMGGKDSIVVDSDSDLELAAESITASAFGFSGQKCSACSRAIIHKDVYDEVLQKVIERTQKLTMGSPLEVGSQVGPVIDDKAYAKITEYIEIGKGEGRLVHGGGTGNVEGYFIEPTIIADVDPHARIAQDEIFGPVLAFIKAESFQDALDIANNTDYGLTGAVISRNREHLEQARREYFAGNLYFNRKCTGALVGTHPFGGFNMSGTDSKAGGRDYLLLFTQAKLVSEKY, from the coding sequence ATGAATATCCCTTTTGTTAACGAACCATTCACACCCTTTGCGGTCCAGGCGAACCAGGAAGCATTTGAAGACGCACTTCGTCGGGTAGAAGCTGAACTTGGGCAGGAATACCCGATTATTATTGGTGGGCAAAAAATAACAAGCAGCCGCACGTTAACGTCCGTGAACCCCGCGGCCAAGAATCAAGTCGTCGGAACGATCCATCAGGCAGATCAGGAATTGGCCGAAAAGGCCATTCAGACAGCAGCGGAGACATTCCACACCTGGAAACATACCGATCCGAATGAACGGGCTCGATATCTATACAAAGCAGCTGCCATTATGCGCCGTCGCAAGCATGAATTCTCCGCATGGATGGTCTATGAAGCCGGCAAAACCTGGCCTGAAGCCGATGCGGATACAGCGGAAGCCATTGATTTTATGGAATTCTATGCACGGGATATGCAGCGACTAAGTGAACCCCAGCCCCTCGTGCGAATTGCAGGGGAAGATAATGAACTGAGTTATATACCGCTGGGCGTTGGTATTGTTATTCCACCTTGGAACTTCCCGCTGGCGATTATGGCAGGCATGACCTCTGCTGCACTGGTCTCTGGCAACACGGTGGTATTAAAGCCTGCCAGCACAACTCCGGTAATTGCCGCGAAATTTATGGAACTGCTCGCAGAAGTTGGCCTGCCGGATGGCGTCGTGAACTTTTTACCAGGACCAGGCAGTGAAGTGGGCGATTATCTCGTGGATCATGCGCTCACTCGGTTTATCAGTTTCACCGGTTCCAGAGATGTAGGACTGCGAATTAATGAACGTGCAGCACGTACAGCGCCAGGCCAGAAATGGATCAAACGGGTCATTGCAGAGATGGGTGGCAAGGATTCCATTGTTGTAGACAGTGACAGTGATCTGGAGCTTGCGGCAGAGTCCATTACCGCTTCGGCATTTGGTTTCTCCGGGCAGAAATGTTCGGCGTGTTCCCGAGCGATTATTCATAAGGATGTATATGATGAAGTGTTGCAAAAAGTGATTGAACGGACACAGAAACTGACGATGGGCAGTCCACTTGAAGTTGGCAGTCAGGTTGGACCGGTTATCGATGACAAGGCATATGCGAAGATCACGGAGTATATTGAGATTGGCAAGGGAGAGGGGCGTCTTGTGCACGGTGGCGGTACAGGGAATGTTGAAGGTTATTTCATTGAACCAACCATCATTGCCGATGTGGACCCCCACGCCCGGATTGCTCAGGATGAGATTTTTGGACCCGTGCTTGCATTCATCAAAGCCGAATCTTTCCAGGACGCATTGGATATCGCCAATAATACCGACTATGGACTGACCGGCGCGGTGATCTCGCGTAATCGTGAACATCTGGAACAGGCAAGACGCGAGTACTTCGCGGGTAATCTGTATTTCAACCGGAAATGTACCGGAGCACTGGTGGGCACGCATCCATTTGGCGGATTTAACATGTCAGGCACGGATTCCAAGGCAGGTGGAAGAGACTATCTGCTGCTGTTTACACAGGCGAAGCTGGTATCGGAGAAATACTAG
- the rpoN gene encoding RNA polymerase factor sigma-54 — protein sequence MLGVQLVQEQRIRLSITPEMKQSFHLLTMSGQDLNRYLLDAAEENPVLELEEQAGPLARIPRRLNQRRYDSYDPLLQVRGAESTLEQLLIAQIRVMTIPAELEKTAVYLAGCVNDDGYLTVELAEVQAALEQPMSKIAAGLELLQSLDPAGVGARNLQECLLLQIRRDSSAALYAERMVEAGLEALVPFHPGRTGSRLGMTSREAQVAYDYITRLDPKPCRSIGCTERPHYIIPDAIVGLRNGEAHFSLHVSGNPRVSMNEACIRWIREAAPDEIWAHRAAEARAIIRSVHLRRRTLVRVLAAVMEEQKDFLVKGPSALKPLNLAIIAEKIGMHESTVSRAVSGKYIHTPYGVYELRAFFASGIRTASGNKTSASVVKRRLKEIIRTEQTQRPYSDSHLTTLLAEEGIVISRRTVSKYREELQILPSLERKRWA from the coding sequence ATGTTAGGTGTTCAGTTGGTGCAGGAACAACGTATTCGGCTGTCCATCACGCCGGAGATGAAACAATCCTTTCATTTGCTAACCATGTCCGGACAGGATCTGAATCGTTACTTGCTGGATGCGGCAGAGGAAAATCCAGTTCTTGAACTGGAAGAACAAGCTGGGCCCCTTGCCCGAATTCCACGGCGATTGAATCAGCGCAGGTATGATTCCTACGATCCGCTGCTTCAGGTCAGAGGTGCCGAGTCTACATTGGAACAATTGCTGATTGCGCAAATTCGAGTGATGACAATTCCAGCCGAATTGGAAAAAACGGCAGTATATTTGGCAGGATGCGTCAATGATGATGGTTATCTGACCGTTGAACTGGCAGAGGTGCAGGCAGCGCTTGAGCAACCGATGAGCAAAATTGCAGCGGGACTAGAGCTGCTCCAATCGCTGGACCCTGCTGGTGTAGGAGCGCGGAATTTGCAGGAATGTCTGTTGCTCCAGATTAGACGTGATTCATCGGCTGCGCTGTATGCGGAGCGGATGGTGGAAGCGGGATTGGAAGCACTGGTTCCTTTTCACCCAGGTAGAACAGGGAGTCGATTAGGTATGACTTCACGGGAAGCTCAGGTTGCCTACGACTATATTACACGTCTCGACCCCAAGCCCTGCCGATCCATCGGATGTACGGAACGACCACATTACATTATTCCAGATGCCATTGTAGGGTTGCGTAACGGTGAGGCCCATTTTAGCCTACATGTGTCAGGTAACCCTCGTGTATCGATGAATGAAGCGTGCATCCGCTGGATCAGGGAAGCGGCGCCAGATGAAATCTGGGCTCACCGCGCCGCAGAAGCGAGGGCGATCATTCGGAGTGTACACCTGCGGCGCAGGACTTTAGTGCGTGTGCTGGCGGCCGTGATGGAAGAGCAAAAGGACTTTTTGGTCAAAGGCCCATCCGCGTTAAAACCGCTTAATCTGGCTATTATTGCAGAGAAGATTGGCATGCATGAATCAACGGTAAGTCGTGCCGTCAGTGGTAAGTACATTCACACGCCATATGGTGTATATGAACTCAGGGCTTTTTTTGCCTCGGGAATCCGTACAGCGTCAGGGAATAAAACATCAGCATCAGTAGTGAAACGAAGATTAAAAGAAATCATTCGTACGGAACAGACACAGCGGCCATACTCGGATAGTCACTTGACTACACTGCTTGCCGAAGAGGGGATTGTCATCTCCCGCAGAACGGTTTCCAAGTACAGGGAGGAACTTCAGATTCTTCCTTCCCTTGAGCGTAAACGATGGGCTTAA